In the genome of Drosophila yakuba strain Tai18E2 chromosome 3R, Prin_Dyak_Tai18E2_2.1, whole genome shotgun sequence, one region contains:
- the LOC6538604 gene encoding uncharacterized protein LOC6538604, which translates to MGSIEKACISGFLCRLCSEMHRTVIHIYSDHGQRLCLVEKINGYLPITISPTDPLPKTICKTCLHRVEQHYSLLMRLTRMREERKFKLINYKAERNPSISSVESDEDVINSGPAHEFPNEEDEASRRSGSASTEAETGQQTQESQSQTQSPKSTETAVPTPNSSESHDASGAGPSNRDPKETGTGNSGTGSATQERTHAD; encoded by the exons ATGGGGAGCATCGAAAAGGCGTGCATATCCGGATTTCTGTGCCGACTGTGTTCAGAGATGCACCGCACagtaatacatatttatagtgATCATGGCCAGCGTTTGTGTCTTGTTGAGAAAATCAACGGTTACCTACCAATTACA ATATCTCCGACTGATCCATTGCCAAAAACCATATGCAAAACATGTCTACATCGCGTGGAGCAGCACTACTCgctgctgatgcggctgaCACGGATGCGGGAGGAGCGCAAGTTTAAGTTAATCAATTACAAAGCAGAA AGAAATCCCTCGATATCCAGCGTGGAATCGGATGAGGACGTG ATAAATTCAGGCCCTGCTCACGAATTCCCCAATGAGGAGGATGAAGCGAGCCGCCGCAGCGGGTCGGCGAGTACCGAAGCCGAAACTGGTCAACAGACCCAggaatcccaatcccaaacccaatccccCAAGTCAACAGAGACTGCAGTGCCCACACCAAACAGCAGCGAAAGCCACGATGCTAGTGGTGCTGGCCCCAGCAATAGAGACCCAAAAGAGACTGGCACAGGCAACTCGGGCACGGGTAGCGCCACTCAGGAAAGAACCCATGCAGATTAA
- the LOC6538605 gene encoding myotubularin-related protein DDB_G0290005, with protein MRLVRSKCCQRDVSVTDYLNTPHPHHQQHQHHQHNQHHPSSTDVQHTKNIFTRYWDDHIRMKESSEGKSRAKASSASATVSVSATASATSSTSSAPAKQTQSVTFVRTSNAAAVCDANGNGNGIGNGSSIPTEWTFPPKAPTPHIYNCLSPDMMASSDKNSFKGFRKQFSGRFKRLVTRKVEHTPVIPPELKPQLKTIYVY; from the exons ATGCGTCTTGTCCGCAGTAAATGTTGTCAACGTGATGTTTCTGTAACCGACTATCTGAACACCCCGCATCCgcaccaccaacaacaccaacaccaccagcacAACCAGCACCATCCATCGTCCACCGACGTCCAGCacaccaaaaatatattcacaCGCTACTGGGACGACCACATAAGAATGAAGGAATCGAGCGAGGGAAAGTCCAGGGCCAAGgcctcatccgcatccgcaaCCGTCTCCGTATCAGCTACTGCATCCGCCACATCATCTACATCTTCAGCACCTGCCAAACAAACCCAGAGCGTCACGTTCGTGAGGACCAGTAATGCAGCAGCTGTTTGCGACGCcaacgggaacgggaacgggattgggaatgggagCTCCATCCCAACGGAGTGGACATTCCCCCCAAAGGCGCCCACTCCGCACATCTACAATTGCCTGAGTCCG GACATGATGGCCTCAAGTGATAAAAACAGCTTTAAGGGATTTCGCAAGCAATTCAGTGGACGGTTTAAGCGCTTAGTAACTCGAAAAGTGGAACACACTCCAGTGATACCTCCAGAATTGAAGCCGCAACTAAAAACAATATACGTTTACTAA
- the LOC6538606 gene encoding thioredoxin domain-containing protein isoform X1, with the protein MLHLISLVVIALSLGCAAGQDLRRVDDTELIQLLTGSSNVVVLFNKNNCQRCVEYENMVTKIRAQLEETLSAIVVQSVDSNLVSIYDPSKEPALVFFRRGIPILYHGEINDDEILDFFNDNLEPAVKELSDDNFEHLTQASSGATTGDWFIFFSSAECTVCQRLYAVWESVGGKLKRKLNIARMNSLESGISTAKRLGVLESPAFIFLRQGKMYKYSAKQYSPEAFVQFAEKGYTQSHPQPVPAIPSAVNEFLGPLQSYIAAENITSLATLGIFALVVLFFVGKKVAKIFGSEPAKTKNKSK; encoded by the exons ATGCTGCACCTAATATCGCTTGTTGTTATAGCCCTGAGTCTGGGATGTGCTGCAGGCCAGGATTTGCGGCGTGTGGACGACACCGAGTTGATTCAACTCCTGACCGGCAGCAGCAATGTGGTTGTCCTATTCA ACAAAAACAATTGCCAGCGCTGCGTGGAATATGAGAATATGGTCACCAAGATACGTGCCCAGCTGGAGGAGACCTTGTCGGCCATTGTGGTGCAGTCGGTGGACAGCAACCTGGTGTCCATCTACGACCCCAGCAAGGAGCCCGCTTTGGTGTTCTTTAGGCGCGGAATACCCATTCTCTATCACGGCGAGATCAACGATGACGAAATCCTAGACTTCTTCAATGACAACTTGGAGCCAGCGGTCAAAGAGCTTTCCGACGACAACTTTGAGCACCTGACTCAAGCCTCGTCGGGTGCCACCACCGGGGACTGGTTTATCTTCTT CTCTTCGGCCGAGTGTACCGTCTGTCAGCGACTCTATGCCGTCTGGGAATCCGTGGGCGGAAAGCTGAAGCGAAAGCTGAATATTGCTCGCATGAACAGCTTGGAGTCTGGAATCTCAACTGCTAAACGACTGGGAGTGCTGGAATCACCGGCCTTTATTTT CTTGAGGCAGGGAAAGATGTACAAATACTCAGCCAAGCAATACAGTCCCGAGGCCTTTGTCCAGTTTGCCGAGAAGGGATATACTCAGAGCCATCCTCAGCCAGTACCCGCCATCCCCAGTGCCGT AAACGAATTTTTGGGCCCACTGCAGAGTTATATTGCAGCTGAAAACATAACATCGCTGGCGACTTTGGGTATCTTTGCATTAGTTGTTCTCTTCTTTGTTGGCAAAAAGGTGGCCAAAATATTCGGTTCAGAGCCggcgaaaacgaaaaacaagtcgaaataa
- the LOC6538606 gene encoding uncharacterized protein LOC6538606 isoform X2, with translation MLHLISLVVIALSLGCAAGQDLRRVDDTELIQLLTGSSNVVVLFNKNNCQRCVEYENMVTKIRAQLEETLSAIVVQSVDSNLVSIYDPSKEPALVFFRRGIPILYHGEINDDEILDFFNDNLEPAVKELSDDNFEHLTQASSGATTGDWFIFFSSAECTVCQRLYAVWESVGGKLKRKLNIARMNSLESGISTAKRLGVLESPAFIFLRQGKMYKYSAKQYSPEAFVQFAEKGYTQSHPQPVPAIPSAVDL, from the exons ATGCTGCACCTAATATCGCTTGTTGTTATAGCCCTGAGTCTGGGATGTGCTGCAGGCCAGGATTTGCGGCGTGTGGACGACACCGAGTTGATTCAACTCCTGACCGGCAGCAGCAATGTGGTTGTCCTATTCA ACAAAAACAATTGCCAGCGCTGCGTGGAATATGAGAATATGGTCACCAAGATACGTGCCCAGCTGGAGGAGACCTTGTCGGCCATTGTGGTGCAGTCGGTGGACAGCAACCTGGTGTCCATCTACGACCCCAGCAAGGAGCCCGCTTTGGTGTTCTTTAGGCGCGGAATACCCATTCTCTATCACGGCGAGATCAACGATGACGAAATCCTAGACTTCTTCAATGACAACTTGGAGCCAGCGGTCAAAGAGCTTTCCGACGACAACTTTGAGCACCTGACTCAAGCCTCGTCGGGTGCCACCACCGGGGACTGGTTTATCTTCTT CTCTTCGGCCGAGTGTACCGTCTGTCAGCGACTCTATGCCGTCTGGGAATCCGTGGGCGGAAAGCTGAAGCGAAAGCTGAATATTGCTCGCATGAACAGCTTGGAGTCTGGAATCTCAACTGCTAAACGACTGGGAGTGCTGGAATCACCGGCCTTTATTTT CTTGAGGCAGGGAAAGATGTACAAATACTCAGCCAAGCAATACAGTCCCGAGGCCTTTGTCCAGTTTGCCGAGAAGGGATATACTCAGAGCCATCCTCAGCCAGTACCCGCCATCCCCAGTGCCGT GGATTTGTGA
- the LOC6538607 gene encoding uncharacterized protein LOC6538607, producing the protein MRTAYLVVLICTSCICVCAGDSYSGDIQNSNSLDFGNDSGGYSYSSPPSNSYLPPATPAPEYLPPPNNGYQYNPPPNNNYLPPPNNNYLPPPPEYGPPAGYPSYGPPPPPFYKPAPFIPYQSHESILEKLKSKINLYTLGKILLKLLIFKKIVKFIGLIFLLLVLPKLKNIFKDDMMSGSGESDGMESKLVETDKDKLAQQIEDLYDFVINSIENFEGRSS; encoded by the exons ATGCGTACCGCATACCTTGTCGTTCTCATATGCACTTCCTGCATCTGCGTTTGTGCTGGAGATAGCTATTCCGGGGATATCCAGAACTCGAACTCATTGGATTTCG GCAACGACAGTGGGggctacagctacagctccCCACCCAGCAACAGTTACCTACCTCCAGCCACTCCTGCTCCGGAGTACCTGCCTCCGCCGAACAATGGATACCAGTACAATCCGCCGCCAAACAACAACTACCTGCCACCGCCCAACAACAACTATCTGCCTCCTCCGCCGGAATATGGACCGCCAGCTGGCTATCCTTCCTATGGACCACCACCTCCTCCCTTTTATAAGCCAGCTCCATTCATTCCCTACCAGTCGCACGAATCCATTCTGGAGAAGCTAAAGTCCAAGATCAACTTGTATACGCTCGGAAAGATATTGCTCAAGCTGTTGATATTCAAGAAAATCGTCAAGTTCATCGGCTTGATTTTCCTGCTCTTGGTGCTGCCGAAgctgaaaaacattttcaaggATGATATGATGTCTGGATCGGGTGAGAGCGATGGAATGGAAAGCAAACTTGTAGAAACCGATAAGG ATAAATTAGCGCAACAAATAGAAGACCTCTACgattttgtaataaattctATAGAAAATTTTGAAGGAAGAAGTTCGTAG
- the LOC26534501 gene encoding inositol polyphosphate-5-phosphatase A isoform X1, with product MDSAQEDASSTDVFLVTANVGSLFEDPERLLQLWLSEFLAKIARAQPRFLALHLQEVGGKTYEKSMEYVQEFIRCLCDAPEMGDFTCVHIFMDEDFKSAEHFTALGSLYFVHKDVDSLKIWNFLTHSWEESLQDIKDKHIYSGNIETIATKEKSKFPQHFFPECKWSRKGFMRTRWEINGTVIDLVNIHLFHDASNLAACENFPSVYCKTRRRALVHTIERFHLDEQNGTVPFFLFGDFNFRCDTEGVVKELTENLTPHRVQNVKNENDKIHYRNSTGNNVLTVGKKEFSHADHQLKFKEDWLKKFDRELEPLKDVLVEYPIKFVPSYPFEEDPEMPTDYMSTRCPAWCDRILMSPQVNEIIQGDDWTYGMIGEAVCMGDHKPVYLTVRLKPNKGTYRSCDCNYTNTYAKPNKISTSPLPAVKLKYCPYANKLFEDIATSSKLIVETEARNMYNSLKISQDEEASRTTTSNFPNISINIIDSDNICMCLCAHLSSNSLLQFDDCNRTGEAICPMCRNIIKRQPVAHRYKLLSKRLMISQDIIINRIDTQHLSTDPDRQYEDPYTPESTESHSPYPEITSSCTSTSSSSRSPFERRLATDRLAESKAGESDISPCPEVGDPVAEKPARGTVTPGQLKSRLETLKRLSIKDEEDDGGEDAVDEAGAGDVEHVGAVCLPNAAPKRPKRRSKVIPMCCTIN from the exons ATGGACTCAGCACAGGAAGACGCGTCCAGCACGGATGTCTTTCTGGTCACGGCTAACGTTGGCAGCCTGTTCGAGGAC CCGGAGAGGCTACTGCAGCTATGGCTAAGCGAATTTCTCGCCAAGATCGCCCGCGCCCAGCCCCGTTTCCTGGCCCTCCACCTCCAGGAAGTGGGCGGCAAGACGTACGAGAAGTCAATGGAGTACGTGCAGGAGTTCATCAGGTGCCTCTGCGATGCCCCCGAAATGGGCGACTTCACCTGCGTACACATCTTCATGGACGAGGACTTCAAGTCAGCCGAGCACTTTACG gccCTTGGAAGTCTCTACTTTGTGCATAAGGATGTTGATTCTCTGAAGATATGGAATTTCCTAACCCACAGCTGGGAAGAAAGTCTTCAGGACATCAAAGATAAACATATCTATTCCGGAAATATTGAAACTATTGCCACCAAAGAAAAGTCCAAGTTCCCACAGCATTTCTTTCCGGAG TGTAAATGGTCCCGAAAAGGTTTTATGCGAACCCGATGGGAAATCAATGGCACCGTCATCGATCTAGTCAATATTCACTTATTCCACGATGCATCCAATTTGGCTGCATGCGAAAATTTCCCCTCCGTTTATTGCAAGACGCGCAGAAGAGCCCTAGTTCATACAATTGAAAG GTTCCATTTGGACGAACAGAATGGCACTGTGCCATTTTTCCTCTTTGgggattttaattttaggtGTGACACTGAAGGCGTTGTGAAA GAATTAACCGAAAACTTGACCCCTCATCGCGTTCAAAATGTGAAGAATGAGAACGATAAGATCCATTATCGCAACTCAACTGGAAACAACGTACTTACCGTTGGAAAGAAAGAATTTAGTCATGCCGACCATCAACTTAAGTTCAAAGAAGACTGG CTAAAGAAATTTGACAGAGAACTGGAGCCACTTAAAGACGTCCTAGTCGAATATCCAATTAAGTTCGTGCCCTCGTATCCCTTCGAAGAAGACCCAGAAATGCCCACCGACTACATGTCCACTCGCTGTCCGGCCTGGTGCGACAGGATTTTGATGAGTCCCCAAGTCAATGAGATTATCCAGGGCGATGACTGGACATATGGAATGATAGGAGAAGCTGTGTGCATGGGCGACCACAAG CCTGTTTACTTAACTGTCCGTCTTAAACCAAACAAAGGTACTTATAGATCTTGTGATTGCAACTACACGAATACTTACGCCAAGCCCAACAAAATCTCAACATCACCTCTGCCCGCAGTCAAACTGAAATACTGTCCCTATGCAAATAAGCTCTTTGAGGATATAGCCACCAGTTCAAAGTTGATTGTTGAAACGGAAGCTCGCAATATGTACAATTCTCTTAAAATTAGTCAAGACGAGGAGGCGAGCAGAACGACTACCTCGAATTTCCCGAATATTAGTATTAACATAATTGATTCCGACAATATATGCATGTGCCTGTGCGCACACCTTTCTAGTAATAGTCTGTTGCAGTTTGACGACTGCAATCGAACTGGCGAGGCCATTTGCCCCATGTGCCGGAACATAATCAAAAGGCAGCCGGTGGCACACCGCTATAAGCTGCTGTCCAAGCGCCTGATGATATCGCAGGATATCATTATTAACCGCATAGATACACAGCATCTAAGCACGGACCCTGATCGACAATACGAGGATCCGTACACTCCGGAGAGCACCGAATCGCATTCGCCCTATCCGGAGATCACTAGCTCCTGCACCTCCACCTCGAGCAGTTCGCGCAGTCCATTCGAACGCAGACTAGCGACGGACAGATTGGCTGAGAGCAAAGCTGGCGAATCAGATATATCGCCCTGTCCCGAGGTGGGCGATCCGGTAGCAGAGAAACCCGCCAGAGGCACTGTAACTCCTGGTCAACTGAAATCGCGGCTAGAGACTTTAAAGCGCTTATCCATCAAAGACGAAGAAGACGACGGGGGCGAGGACGCAGTTGATGAGGCGGGAGCGGGTGATGTTGAACATGTTGGCGCTGTTTGCCTTCCAAACGCTGCTCCAAAGCGCCCAAAACGCCGCTCTAAAGTTATTCCTATGTGTTGTACCATCAACTAA
- the LOC26534501 gene encoding inositol polyphosphate-5-phosphatase A isoform X3, translated as MDSAQEDASSTDVFLVTANVGSLFEDPERLLQLWLSEFLAKIARAQPRFLALHLQEVGGKTYEKSMEYVQEFIRCLCDAPEMGDFTCVHIFMDEDFKSAEHFTALGSLYFVHKDVDSLKIWNFLTHSWEESLQDIKDKHIYSGNIETIATKEKSKFPQHFFPECKWSRKGFMRTRWEINGTVIDLVNIHLFHDASNLAACENFPSVYCKTRRRALVHTIERFHLDEQNGTVPFFLFGDFNFRCDTEGVVKELTENLTPHRVQNVKNENDKIHYRNSTGNNVLTVGKKEFSHADHQLKFKEDWLKKFDRELEPLKDVLVEYPIKFVPSYPFEEDPEMPTDYMSTRCPAWCDRILMSPQVNEIIQGDDWTYGMIGEAVCMGDHKALRIPQLSRSYRRAWRTW; from the exons ATGGACTCAGCACAGGAAGACGCGTCCAGCACGGATGTCTTTCTGGTCACGGCTAACGTTGGCAGCCTGTTCGAGGAC CCGGAGAGGCTACTGCAGCTATGGCTAAGCGAATTTCTCGCCAAGATCGCCCGCGCCCAGCCCCGTTTCCTGGCCCTCCACCTCCAGGAAGTGGGCGGCAAGACGTACGAGAAGTCAATGGAGTACGTGCAGGAGTTCATCAGGTGCCTCTGCGATGCCCCCGAAATGGGCGACTTCACCTGCGTACACATCTTCATGGACGAGGACTTCAAGTCAGCCGAGCACTTTACG gccCTTGGAAGTCTCTACTTTGTGCATAAGGATGTTGATTCTCTGAAGATATGGAATTTCCTAACCCACAGCTGGGAAGAAAGTCTTCAGGACATCAAAGATAAACATATCTATTCCGGAAATATTGAAACTATTGCCACCAAAGAAAAGTCCAAGTTCCCACAGCATTTCTTTCCGGAG TGTAAATGGTCCCGAAAAGGTTTTATGCGAACCCGATGGGAAATCAATGGCACCGTCATCGATCTAGTCAATATTCACTTATTCCACGATGCATCCAATTTGGCTGCATGCGAAAATTTCCCCTCCGTTTATTGCAAGACGCGCAGAAGAGCCCTAGTTCATACAATTGAAAG GTTCCATTTGGACGAACAGAATGGCACTGTGCCATTTTTCCTCTTTGgggattttaattttaggtGTGACACTGAAGGCGTTGTGAAA GAATTAACCGAAAACTTGACCCCTCATCGCGTTCAAAATGTGAAGAATGAGAACGATAAGATCCATTATCGCAACTCAACTGGAAACAACGTACTTACCGTTGGAAAGAAAGAATTTAGTCATGCCGACCATCAACTTAAGTTCAAAGAAGACTGG CTAAAGAAATTTGACAGAGAACTGGAGCCACTTAAAGACGTCCTAGTCGAATATCCAATTAAGTTCGTGCCCTCGTATCCCTTCGAAGAAGACCCAGAAATGCCCACCGACTACATGTCCACTCGCTGTCCGGCCTGGTGCGACAGGATTTTGATGAGTCCCCAAGTCAATGAGATTATCCAGGGCGATGACTGGACATATGGAATGATAGGAGAAGCTGTGTGCATGGGCGACCACAAG GCCCTGCGAATCCCACAGCTATCTCGAAGCTACCGGAGGGCTTGGCGAACCTGGTGA
- the LOC26534501 gene encoding inositol polyphosphate-5-phosphatase A isoform X2 has product MDSAQEDASSTDVFLVTANVGSLFEDPERLLQLWLSEFLAKIARAQPRFLALHLQEVGGKTYEKSMEYVQEFIRCLCDAPEMGDFTCVHIFMDEDFKSAEHFTALGSLYFVHKDVDSLKIWNFLTHSWEESLQDIKDKHIYSGNIETIATKEKSKFPQHFFPECKWSRKGFMRTRWEINGTVIDLVNIHLFHDASNLAACENFPSVYCKTRRRALVHTIERFHLDEQNGTVPFFLFGDFNFRCDTEGVVKELTENLTPHRVQNVKNENDKIHYRNSTGNNVLTVGKKEFSHADHQLKFKEDWLKKFDRELEPLKDVLVEYPIKFVPSYPFEEDPEMPTDYMSTRCPAWCDRILMSPQVNEIIQGDDWTYGMIGEAVCMGDHKPVYLTVRLKPNKGPANPTAISKLPEGLANLVNQALNDESLWMEQSVVDDSSASHSSAAKSRYILMKKGTTASPCKEDPDEAGALAAKSDGLDTESAMLLKETTV; this is encoded by the exons ATGGACTCAGCACAGGAAGACGCGTCCAGCACGGATGTCTTTCTGGTCACGGCTAACGTTGGCAGCCTGTTCGAGGAC CCGGAGAGGCTACTGCAGCTATGGCTAAGCGAATTTCTCGCCAAGATCGCCCGCGCCCAGCCCCGTTTCCTGGCCCTCCACCTCCAGGAAGTGGGCGGCAAGACGTACGAGAAGTCAATGGAGTACGTGCAGGAGTTCATCAGGTGCCTCTGCGATGCCCCCGAAATGGGCGACTTCACCTGCGTACACATCTTCATGGACGAGGACTTCAAGTCAGCCGAGCACTTTACG gccCTTGGAAGTCTCTACTTTGTGCATAAGGATGTTGATTCTCTGAAGATATGGAATTTCCTAACCCACAGCTGGGAAGAAAGTCTTCAGGACATCAAAGATAAACATATCTATTCCGGAAATATTGAAACTATTGCCACCAAAGAAAAGTCCAAGTTCCCACAGCATTTCTTTCCGGAG TGTAAATGGTCCCGAAAAGGTTTTATGCGAACCCGATGGGAAATCAATGGCACCGTCATCGATCTAGTCAATATTCACTTATTCCACGATGCATCCAATTTGGCTGCATGCGAAAATTTCCCCTCCGTTTATTGCAAGACGCGCAGAAGAGCCCTAGTTCATACAATTGAAAG GTTCCATTTGGACGAACAGAATGGCACTGTGCCATTTTTCCTCTTTGgggattttaattttaggtGTGACACTGAAGGCGTTGTGAAA GAATTAACCGAAAACTTGACCCCTCATCGCGTTCAAAATGTGAAGAATGAGAACGATAAGATCCATTATCGCAACTCAACTGGAAACAACGTACTTACCGTTGGAAAGAAAGAATTTAGTCATGCCGACCATCAACTTAAGTTCAAAGAAGACTGG CTAAAGAAATTTGACAGAGAACTGGAGCCACTTAAAGACGTCCTAGTCGAATATCCAATTAAGTTCGTGCCCTCGTATCCCTTCGAAGAAGACCCAGAAATGCCCACCGACTACATGTCCACTCGCTGTCCGGCCTGGTGCGACAGGATTTTGATGAGTCCCCAAGTCAATGAGATTATCCAGGGCGATGACTGGACATATGGAATGATAGGAGAAGCTGTGTGCATGGGCGACCACAAG CCTGTTTACTTAACTGTCCGTCTTAAACCAAACAAAG GCCCTGCGAATCCCACAGCTATCTCGAAGCTACCGGAGGGCTTGGCGAACCTGGTGAATCAAGCGCTGAACGACGAGAGCCTGTGGATGGAGCAGTCCGTGGTGGACGATTCGAGTGCATCGCACAGCTCCGCGGCCAAGTCGCGCTATATCTTGATGAAGAAGGGAACCACCGCCAGTCCGTGCAAGGAAGACCCCGACGAGGCTGGGGCTTTGGCCGCCAAGAGCGATGGATTGGATACCGAAAGTGCTATGCTGCTGAAGGAAACAACCGTCTAA
- the LOC6538608 gene encoding transmembrane emp24 domain-containing protein bai, whose amino-acid sequence MARAALIVCLLMACAWSSHAVMFKLSPNTQKCLKEDIQANQLVMGEYEVSDVPGQIIDYIARDTKGHILSQKEHITKGKFSFMSEVYDAYEICFISKVPAHQRGIVQEVSLLTKKGVETKSYEGIGEASKLKPLEVDLKRLEDLSDSIVRDFVLMRKREEEMRDTNEKTNSRVLFFSIFSMCCLLGLATWQVLYLRRYFKAKKLIE is encoded by the exons ATGGCGAGGGCGGCTTTAATTGTGTGCCTACTGATGGCCTGTGCTTGGAGCAGCCATGCGGTGATGTTCAAGCTGTCGCCAAACACCCAGAAGTGCCTCAAGGAAGACATCCAGGCGAACCAACTGGTAATGGGCGAGTACGAAGTTTCTGACGTGCCCGGCCAGATCATCGACTACATT GCTCGCGATACCAAGGGACACATCCTGTCGCAAAAGGAGCACATCACCAAGGGCAAATTCAGTTTCATGTCCGAGGTGTACGATGCCTACGAGATCTGCTTCATATCCAAAGTTCCTGCAC ATCAACGCGGCATTGTACAGGAAGTATCGCTCTTGACCAAAAAGGGAGTGGAGACCAAGAGCTACGAAGGC ATTGGCGAGGCCTCCAAGCTGAAGCCCTTGGAAGTTGATCTTAAGCGTCTGGAGGACCTCTCCGACTCCATTGTGCGCGACTTCGTTCTCATGCGCAAGCGGGAGGAGGAAATGCGCGATACAAATG AGAAAACCAACAGTCGCGTCCTGTTCTTCAGCATCTTCAGTATGTGCTGCCTGCTCGGCTTGGCGACGTGGCAAGTTCTGTACCTCCGCAGATATTTCAAAGCCAAAAAACTCATCGAATAG